AGATGTTTCAGTTCCCCGGGTTCGCCTCACATAGCTATGTATTCACTATGTGATACCTTAAAAAAGGTGGGTTTCCCCATTCGGAAATCCCTGGATCAAAGTCTGTGTGCCGACTCCCCAGGGCTTATCGCAGGCTCCTACGTCCTTCATCGCCTCCAGCTGCCAAGGCATCCACCGTATACGCTTAGTCGCTTGACCATACAACACAAACGACTACTAACGACTTATTACATCCAATCTCGATAAAATCACCGGATCGGACGCCGGATTGTGTGCTTGAGAGACACACATTTCTATTGATGTTGAGTATTGTTAGTACTCAACCTCGCCTTGCAGTGTATTACTACAAATTGTTTTACCTTGTTAAAGAACATCTGATGTAAAAATCAGAAAGCTGAACTCTTATCTTGTGATAAAAAATCAGGTTTCTGATCTCTGATATTGTGTCGGAAGTGGTGGAGCTAAGCGGGATCGAACCGCTGACCTCTTGGATGCAAACCAAGCGCTCTCCCAGCTGAGCTATAGCCCCATCTTTCGATAAGCACCCTTCAAGCTTTCTGAACGTTGAAGAATGGAAATTTTCGTGAATTGGTATTTTCAAAACCCGCCGCATAGCCTGCTATGCAAGGGTTTTTAAAATGCCGAGTCACGGAAATTTTGGTAGGCCTGGGCAGACTTGAACTGCCGACCTCACCCTTATCAGGGGTGCGCTCTAACCAGCTGAGCTACAGGCCTATTTAAACTTGATCTTTTTCCTTCTCACCGCGTTGCACTCCTCACTCAATCGGTCACGTACTGAAGTACGCTCCCTCTTTCGTTCGTCGCGCGCCTTGTGAGAAGAAAAAATCTCGGCGTTTAAAACAATGCCCGAAATTTCGGGGCACTGGCACCGCCCAACGGGCATCACTGACACAACATCATCAGTCCGATCAAGCAATATGTGTGAGCACTTACGAAGCGACAGTCGACTTCGATTAAGGAGGTGATCCAGCCCCAGGTTCCCCTAGGGCTACCTTGTTACGACTTCACCCCAGTCATGAATCACTCCGTGGTGACCGTCCCCCAAAAGGTTAGACTAGCCACTTCTGGAGCAACCCACTCCCATGGTGTGACGGGCGGTGTGTACAAGGCCCGGGAACGTATTCACCGTGACATTCTGATTCACGATTACTAGCGATTCCGACTTCACGGAGTCGAGTTGCAGACTCCGATCCGGACTACGATTGGTTTTTTCGGATTAGCTCCACCTCGCGGCTTAGCGACCGTCTGTACCAACCATTGTAGCACGTGTGTAGCCCAGGACGTAAGGGCCATGATGACTTGACGTCGTCCCCACCTTCCTCCGGTTTGTCACCGGCAGTCTCCCTAGAGTTCTCAGCTTTACCTGCTAGCAACTAAGGACAAGGGTTGCGCTCGTTACGGGACTTAACCCAACATCTCACGACACGAGCTGACGACAGCCATGCAGCACCTGTCACAGCGTTCCCGAAGGCACCAATCCATCTCTGGAAAGTTCGCTGGATGTCAAGCCCTGGTAAGGTTCTTCGCGTTGCTTCGAATTAAACCACATGCTCCACCGCTTGTGCGGGCCCCCGTCAATTCATTTGAGTTTTAACCTTGCGGCCGTACTCCCCAGGCGGTCTACTTATTGCGTTAGCTGCGTCACAAAGTCCTCAAGGAACCCTACGACTAGTAGACATCGTTTACGGCGTGGACTACCAGGGTATCTAATCCTGTTTGCTCCCCACGCTTTCGCACCTCAGCGTCAGTATCGAGCCAGGCAGTCGCCTTCGCCACTGATGTTCCTTCCTATATCTACGCATTTCACCGCTACACAGGAAATTCCACTACCCTCTCTCGTACTCTAGCCAGCCAGTTCTGAATGCAGTTCCAAGGTTGAGCCCTGGGCTTTCACATCCAGCTTAACTAACCGCCTACGCGCGCTTTACGCCCAGTAATTCCGATTAACGCTCGCACCCTCCGTATTACCGCGGCTGCTGGCACGGAGTTAGCCGGTGCTTCTTCTTTCGGTAACGTCAATCCTGCAGGGTATTAACCTACAAGCCTTCCTCCCGAATGAAAGTGCTTTACAACCCGAAGGCCTTCTTCACACACGCGGCATGGCTGCATCAGGGTTTCCCCCATTGTGCAATATTCCCCACTGCTGCCTCCCGTAGGAGTCTGGGCCGTGTCTCAGTCCCAGTGTGGCTGATCATCCTCTCAAACCAGCTACGGATCGCTGCCTTGGTAGGCCATTACCCCACCAACTAGCTAATCCGACATAGGCTCATCCAATAGCGCAAGGTCCGAAGATCCCCTGCTTTCTCCCGTAGGACGTATGCGGTATTAATCCGGGTTTCCCCGGGCTATCCCCCACTACTGGGCAGATTCCTATGCATTACTCACCCGTCCGCCGCTCTACTCTCTCCCGAAGGAGATTTCTCGCTCGACTTGCATGTGTTAGGCCTGCCGCCAGCGTTCAATCTGAGCCATGATCAAACTCTTCAGTTTAAAGAGTCGCCTGATACTCAAGGTCGTTAAACTTCAACAACCATCAGGCTTAAGTCTTGCTCGGAATGCTGACTTAGTCCGAAGACTAAACGTAATTCATTGACATGAGTTACTTGCTTCCGATAAATCTATTCTTGGCCGAAACCAAGTTATCGATCCGTCGCTCCGCAAGCACCCACACATATTGCTTGATCGAATTTTTAAACAACTCAGCGGGGCGCCAGGCCCTCACTGTGGGACGCGTATTCTACACATCCGATCTGCTTTAGCAAGCGCTTTTCGCAGACTTTCTTGAAGCTCGATCCCGTTGAATCTCAACGGCTTTTTCGGCTTCGGCCACCGCTTCCGGCGACCCTTGAAGTGGCGCGCATTATAGCGACCTTTCCGACCTTGGCAAGCGCTTTTTGAATTTCTTTTTCGAAGCAAAACTTCTTGAAAATCAAAGGCTTATCCTGCCAACCCCGCCGCGCTTTGCGTTGCCGCTCAAGCAGCGAGGGCGCGAACTATACGGCTGCCGCGACTCCTGCGCAAGTGCTTTCTGAAAAAAGTTACAGCGAAACAAACCCCAATCCCACCAGTGGTGGAACTGAGGTTCGAAAAGGAAGTTTCTGAAGCTTAGTGTGGGAACGGTCGAACGCCAACTTTTGTGACAGCAAAATTAGCATCTTGTTGCGGTTCGATGACCGCGGCTCAAGGGCAATGCGGCCAACCCCGGGAAACTGCGAGTACCCAGGCTGACCGCCCAATCAATCTTTTACTGCTCACTCTCGCGCTCGACATCCTGCGCTTTCTTAGATGCCGACTCCCCCTTAACCGCCCCGTCTTCCGCGACCTCGGCAGCCTTTCTTTCCGATGATCTCCGGGCACGAAGGGTTTGCCACAGCCAGGTCACAGGCCCGGAAAAGGTATAGATAACCGCAATTGCCAGCAACACTCTAGGTGGATCGATGGTCACAAGGCTGAAGATCAAAATAATCGCCAGCATCATCACAAAGGGGACTCGCCCCTTGAAGTCGAGCTTTTTGAAGCTTGTGTAGTGGAAGTTGGAGACCATCAACAGACCCGCGGCTACCGTTACCAGCGCGGCGACGACGGCCAAACCGGCACCCGCCTCCAGATCGTGGCCGGCCCACACCATGCTCGCGACAATGGCAGCCGCGGTGGGGCTGGCGAGACCGATAAATACGCCTTTATCGACAGTATCTACTTGGGTATTGAAGCGCGCTAGCCTCAGTGCAGCGCATGCCGCGTACAAAAACGCTGCGGCCCACCCCAACTTCCCGAGAGGCTCCAGCCCCCAACTGAATACCACCAGCGCCGGAGCCAACCCGAAAGACACCATGTCGGACAATGAGTCATACTGTACCCCGAAGGCACTCTGGGTATCCGTCAGGCGCGCCACTCGACCATCCAGGCCATCCAGGATCATTGCTGCGAAGATGGCAATGGCCGCCGCTTCGAAGTTCCCACTCATCCCGGCAACGATGGCGTAGAAGCCACTGAAAAGCGCCCCGGTGGTGATCAGGTTTGGCAGCAGGTAGACCCCCTTGGCTCGCACCTTGGCACCACTGGCAGAGACCTCTTCTTCAATATGCTCGTCTACCGGCAACCGCAGCTCCTCCTCCTTTCGGGAAGAGTCCACTGCACCTGCATCCTTCTTGTCGCTCATAACGGCTCCGTATTAGGTTGTTCTGCCAGCGAGTGTACAGTGGCAGAGCGACAAAAAAAAAGCGGCGGGGCTGTGGAGCCCCGCCGCTTTTACCAACTCACCGCTATTGATTGCGGGTTATCAGCTGTTGCCTTCGGTCTTGTCGATGATCTTGTTGGCTTTGATCCAGGGCATCATCGAACGCAGTTTTGCGCCTACCTCTTCAATCTGGTGCTCACTACCGATGCGGCGCTCAGCCTTCAGGCGCGGCTGACCAGCCAGGGATTCCAGCATAAAGTCCTTGGCGAACTTACCGGTCTGGATGTCCTTCAGCACACGCTTCATTTCTGCCTTCGTCTCTTCGGTAACGATGCGGGGACCAGTGACGTAGTCACCGTACTCAGCGGTGTTGGAAATGGAGTAGCGCATATCCGCGATGCCGCCCTGATACATCAGATCAACAATCAGTTTCAGCTCGTGCAGACATTCGAAGTACGCCATCTCCGGCGCATAGCCCGCTTCGGTCAGGGTTTCAAAGCCCGCCTGAACCAGCGCGGAAACACCGCCACACAGTACCGCCTGCTCACCGAACAGATCGGTTTCGGTTTCCTCACGGAAGTTGGTTTCAATGATACCGGAGCGACCACCGCCGTTAGCGGAAGCATAGGACAGCGCCAGCTCTTTAGCGTTA
The Microbulbifer celer DNA segment above includes these coding regions:
- the pssA gene encoding CDP-diacylglycerol--serine O-phosphatidyltransferase produces the protein MSDKKDAGAVDSSRKEEELRLPVDEHIEEEVSASGAKVRAKGVYLLPNLITTGALFSGFYAIVAGMSGNFEAAAIAIFAAMILDGLDGRVARLTDTQSAFGVQYDSLSDMVSFGLAPALVVFSWGLEPLGKLGWAAAFLYAACAALRLARFNTQVDTVDKGVFIGLASPTAAAIVASMVWAGHDLEAGAGLAVVAALVTVAAGLLMVSNFHYTSFKKLDFKGRVPFVMMLAIILIFSLVTIDPPRVLLAIAVIYTFSGPVTWLWQTLRARRSSERKAAEVAEDGAVKGESASKKAQDVERESEQ
- the ilvC gene encoding ketol-acid reductoisomerase → MQVYYDKDCDLSLIKSKTVAIVGYGSQGHAHANNLKDSGVSNVVVGLRKGSSSWAKAEKAGLRVAEVADAVKDADAVMILTPDEYQASVYREQVAPNLKSGAALAFAHGFNVHFELIEPPKDVDVIMIAPKGPGHTVRSTYLEGGGVPTLIAIYQNASGNAKELALSYASANGGGRSGIIETNFREETETDLFGEQAVLCGGVSALVQAGFETLTEAGYAPEMAYFECLHELKLIVDLMYQGGIADMRYSISNTAEYGDYVTGPRIVTEETKAEMKRVLKDIQTGKFAKDFMLESLAGQPRLKAERRIGSEHQIEEVGAKLRSMMPWIKANKIIDKTEGNS